In Streptomyces sp. NBC_00569, a single genomic region encodes these proteins:
- a CDS encoding nitrate- and nitrite sensing domain-containing protein — protein sequence MPARFPLPERWRPKSIRAKVVTLLTVPVLSLMALWGHAAVTTASQVSSTEQLRQINSALVKPVADFTTAVQDERAADLRYRAAPGPSARRDLDAARSRTGKAVTALRAGIRSSSTDLAALDAQLPDRISALLKSAGSLPEQRRATPHDSAAVFSGYGTAVDRAFAVRAGLAGADRPDRASHTRTVLELARAREALSRQDAVFGAAQADGAMSAAQYRAFIGDVAQQRGLTKAAVPDLPAEGAARYRAVLASRSATELATAQDAVLAAGEKGAVSAVPAGDWHSVAQHTLAGLAAAERGAVDTGADAQPYSLATLGSSGLAVVLGLLGVVLSLLLSVRIGRGLVDDLTGLRNSALELAATRLPAAIRRIHSGDELDLDAEAPLARTPIRDEIGQVGSALTTVQRAALRAVAGRAAVLTGVSGVYVSLARRSQVLLHRQLELLDAMERRTENPTDLEDLFRLDHLTTRMRRHAESLLILSGSAPGRAWRNPVPLIDAVRAGIAETADIDRVQLHDIPDLRLAGTAVADLIHLVAELAENAAAFSPPHTPVVVRGEEVGAGAVLEIEDRGLGMGDEALAAANEKIRATDIDLLDSRRLGLFVVNRLAERQQVDVTLRRSVYGGVTAVVFLPQQLLEAPHPGLRPLPLPEPRALDSGHVPATDPVAAPPPAQRHPEQEPISRPERAPEPPLAHTAPREVPTRARHAARPPAPSSPAPTAEATSIHDPESEDGLPRRVRQASLAPELRDDENASTAARPAQDPAVRSPEAARATMASLRSGRRRASAAHGEPDTPSGPGSPSGAQHAAPHPHTATEEGFRNR from the coding sequence ATGCCCGCACGCTTTCCGCTGCCCGAACGGTGGCGTCCCAAGTCGATCCGAGCGAAGGTCGTCACCCTGCTGACGGTGCCTGTCCTCTCGCTGATGGCCCTGTGGGGGCACGCTGCCGTCACCACCGCGTCGCAGGTCTCGTCCACCGAGCAGTTGCGGCAGATCAACTCGGCCCTGGTGAAGCCGGTCGCGGACTTCACCACCGCGGTCCAGGACGAGCGTGCCGCCGACCTGAGATACCGGGCTGCTCCGGGCCCGTCCGCCCGCCGCGACCTCGATGCCGCCCGGTCCCGCACGGGCAAGGCCGTCACGGCCCTGCGTGCGGGCATCCGCTCCAGCAGCACTGATCTCGCGGCCCTCGACGCTCAGCTGCCCGACCGGATCAGCGCTCTGCTCAAGAGCGCGGGGTCCCTCCCCGAGCAGCGGCGCGCGACACCCCACGACTCCGCCGCGGTCTTCTCCGGCTACGGCACGGCCGTCGACCGGGCCTTCGCGGTGCGCGCCGGGCTCGCGGGCGCCGACCGCCCCGACCGCGCCTCCCACACCCGCACCGTCCTCGAACTGGCCCGTGCCCGCGAGGCGTTGAGCCGCCAGGACGCGGTGTTCGGTGCCGCGCAGGCCGACGGCGCGATGTCCGCCGCCCAGTACCGCGCGTTCATCGGCGACGTGGCCCAGCAGCGTGGGCTCACCAAGGCCGCGGTGCCCGACCTGCCGGCCGAGGGCGCCGCCCGCTACCGCGCCGTTCTCGCGTCGCGCAGCGCCACCGAACTCGCCACCGCCCAGGACGCCGTCCTCGCAGCCGGTGAGAAGGGGGCCGTGTCCGCCGTGCCGGCCGGGGACTGGCACTCCGTCGCGCAACACACGTTGGCCGGGCTCGCCGCGGCGGAGCGGGGCGCCGTCGACACGGGCGCCGACGCGCAGCCGTACTCCCTTGCGACCCTGGGAAGCTCGGGCCTCGCCGTGGTCCTCGGCCTGCTCGGTGTGGTCCTCTCGCTGCTGCTCTCCGTACGCATCGGGCGCGGTCTGGTCGACGATCTCACCGGACTGCGGAACTCCGCGCTGGAGCTCGCCGCCACCCGGCTGCCGGCCGCGATCCGCCGCATCCACAGTGGCGACGAGCTCGACCTCGACGCCGAGGCCCCGCTCGCCCGAACCCCCATCCGGGACGAGATCGGTCAGGTCGGCTCCGCTCTGACCACCGTGCAGAGGGCCGCCCTGCGCGCCGTCGCGGGCCGCGCCGCCGTCCTCACCGGAGTCTCCGGCGTCTACGTCAGCCTCGCCCGCCGCAGCCAGGTGCTGCTCCACCGCCAGCTGGAGCTCCTCGACGCGATGGAACGCCGCACCGAGAACCCCACGGACCTGGAAGACCTCTTCCGCCTGGACCACCTGACGACCAGGATGCGCCGCCACGCCGAGTCCCTGCTCATCCTGTCCGGCTCCGCGCCCGGCCGTGCCTGGCGCAACCCGGTCCCGCTCATCGACGCCGTGCGCGCGGGCATCGCGGAGACCGCCGACATCGACCGCGTCCAGCTGCACGACATCCCCGATCTGCGTCTGGCCGGCACGGCCGTCGCCGACCTGATCCACCTGGTCGCCGAACTCGCCGAGAACGCCGCGGCCTTCTCGCCGCCGCACACCCCCGTGGTGGTGCGCGGAGAGGAGGTCGGGGCCGGTGCCGTCCTGGAGATCGAGGACCGGGGTCTCGGCATGGGCGACGAGGCGCTCGCCGCGGCCAATGAGAAGATCCGGGCCACGGACATCGACCTCCTCGACTCGCGCCGGCTCGGCCTGTTCGTGGTCAACCGCCTCGCCGAGCGCCAGCAGGTGGACGTCACCCTGCGCCGCTCGGTCTACGGCGGCGTCACCGCCGTGGTCTTCCTTCCGCAGCAGCTCCTCGAGGCACCGCACCCGGGCTTGCGGCCACTGCCCCTGCCGGAGCCCCGCGCGCTGGATTCCGGTCACGTACCGGCCACTGATCCGGTCGCCGCTCCGCCACCGGCACAGCGGCACCCCGAACAGGAGCCGATCTCCCGACCGGAGCGCGCACCCGAGCCCCCGCTCGCCCACACCGCCCCACGCGAAGTCCCCACTCGTGCCCGCCACGCGGCCCGCCCGCCGGCGCCGTCCTCGCCCGCCCCCACCGCGGAAGCCACCTCGATCCACGATCCCGAGTCCGAGGACGGTCTGCCGCGCCGGGTGCGCCAGGCCAGCCTCGCCCCCGAACTGCGCGATGACGAGAACGCGAGCACTGCTGCACGGCCGGCCCAGGACCCGGCCGTCCGATCCCCGGAGGCCGCGCGCGCCACGATGGCGTCCCTGCGCTCCGGCCGGCGCCGCGCGTCCGCGGCTCACGGTGAGCCGGACACCCCGTCCGGCCCCGGAAGTCCGTCCGGCGCCCAGCATGCCGCGCCCCACCCTCATACCGCGACCGAAGAAGGATTCCGAAACCGATGA
- a CDS encoding roadblock/LC7 domain-containing protein: MTPTFTVTNLGDNPDDHGTGGVDWLLDDLVDRVAEVRYVVMLSTDGLCVGASRGLGRDESERFAAIASGFHSLAKGAGRHFDAGGVVQTMVELHGGFLFVVAAGDGSCIAVFTDGHADIGLVAYEMALLVERVREHLAVPARTDGAPAPDGGTS, from the coding sequence ATGACCCCGACCTTCACCGTCACGAACCTGGGTGACAACCCCGACGACCACGGCACGGGCGGTGTCGACTGGCTCCTCGACGACCTGGTCGACCGTGTCGCGGAGGTCCGGTACGTGGTCATGCTGTCCACCGACGGCCTGTGCGTCGGCGCCTCCCGCGGCCTGGGACGCGACGAGTCCGAGCGCTTCGCCGCCATCGCCTCCGGGTTCCACTCCCTCGCCAAGGGCGCGGGCCGCCACTTCGACGCGGGCGGCGTCGTCCAGACGATGGTCGAGCTGCACGGCGGGTTCCTCTTCGTGGTCGCCGCGGGTGACGGGTCCTGCATCGCCGTGTTCACCGACGGGCACGCCGATATCGGTCTCGTGGCGTACGAGATGGCCCTGCTGGTCGAGCGCGTGCGTGAGCACCTCGCCGTACCCGCGAGGACGGACGGCGCCCCGGCGCCGGACGGCGGGACGTCGTGA
- a CDS encoding DUF742 domain-containing protein, which translates to MTEVPHGRRPTPDGADRAPDPWTDRYDEEAGPLVRLYAMTAGRARTDNGAERVDLMAIVRSTSATPRGPVPPEQRSLLAQCAQGPRPVADLASDSGLPLGVVRVLLGDLTAQGLIRITPPESTATGKEPLSAHLLREVIDGLRAL; encoded by the coding sequence GTGACCGAGGTGCCGCACGGCCGCCGACCGACACCCGACGGCGCCGACCGGGCCCCCGACCCGTGGACCGACCGCTACGACGAGGAGGCCGGCCCTCTCGTCCGCCTCTACGCCATGACCGCGGGCCGCGCGCGCACGGACAACGGCGCGGAACGCGTCGACCTGATGGCGATCGTCCGCTCCACGTCCGCCACCCCGCGCGGCCCGGTCCCGCCCGAGCAGCGCAGCCTGCTGGCCCAGTGCGCCCAAGGGCCGCGCCCGGTAGCGGACTTGGCGTCGGACTCGGGTCTGCCGCTCGGCGTCGTACGCGTCCTGCTCGGCGACCTCACGGCTCAGGGACTGATCCGCATCACCCCGCCCGAGTCCACCGCCACCGGGAAAGAACCTCTCTCCGCCCACCTCCTGCGAGAAGTGATCGATGGCCTCCGTGCACTCTGA
- a CDS encoding GTP-binding protein: protein MASVHSDRAAHSASADFTALKLLIAGGFGVGKTTLVESVSEIRPLRTEEPLTEASRPVDSLEGVAAKTTTTVAMDFGRITLRDTLALYLFGTPGQDRFWFVWDELATGCLGAVVLADTRRLADCFPAIDYFESRGIPFIVAVNCFDGIRTHSREAVARALDLTADTPVTLCDVRDRESGKDVLISLVEHVLTLESIPN, encoded by the coding sequence ATGGCCTCCGTGCACTCTGACCGCGCCGCGCACTCGGCGTCCGCCGACTTCACCGCTCTCAAGCTCCTGATCGCCGGCGGCTTCGGCGTGGGGAAGACCACGCTGGTGGAGTCGGTCAGCGAGATCCGCCCGCTGCGCACCGAGGAACCCCTCACCGAGGCCTCACGGCCGGTGGACAGCCTGGAGGGCGTGGCCGCGAAGACCACGACGACCGTTGCCATGGACTTCGGCCGGATCACCCTGCGCGACACCCTGGCCCTCTACCTCTTCGGCACCCCCGGCCAGGACCGTTTCTGGTTCGTCTGGGACGAGTTGGCCACAGGCTGCCTGGGCGCGGTGGTCCTCGCCGACACGCGGCGCCTCGCGGACTGCTTCCCCGCGATCGACTACTTCGAGAGCCGCGGCATCCCCTTCATCGTCGCCGTGAACTGCTTCGACGGCATCCGGACGCACAGCCGGGAAGCAGTGGCGCGCGCCCTCGACCTGACCGCCGACACCCCGGTGACGCTGTGCGACGTACGCGACCGGGAGTCCGGCAAGGACGTCCTGATCTCCCTGGTCGAGCACGTCCTGACATTGGAGTCGATCCCCAACTGA